The following proteins come from a genomic window of Nostoc sp. ATCC 53789:
- a CDS encoding glycosyltransferase family 2 protein, with product MFSIYILTYNEELDIAACIESAMLSNDIIVVDSCSSDRTVEIASSYPIRVVQHAFESHGRQRTWMLESIPPKHEWVYILEADERMTPELFAECEKVSQNLDYIGYYVAERVMFMNRWIRYSTQYPRYQMRLFRHGKVWFTDYGHTEREVCEGATSFLKETYPHYTCSKGLSRWIDKHNRYSTDEAQETLYQLEQGKVNWQDLFFGKSEVEKRRALKDLSLRLPARPLLRFLYMYFILGGCLDGHAGLAWCTLQAFYEYLILLKVWEMKYLPKPNLEVTAILAQESPQQLQCADSETTQADVA from the coding sequence ATGTTCTCAATTTACATACTGACATATAACGAAGAACTAGATATTGCTGCTTGTATCGAATCAGCGATGCTATCGAATGACATTATTGTTGTGGATTCATGCAGTAGCGATCGCACTGTGGAAATTGCCAGTAGCTATCCCATCCGTGTTGTCCAGCACGCTTTTGAAAGCCACGGCCGCCAACGCACCTGGATGTTAGAGTCTATCCCCCCAAAGCACGAATGGGTTTATATTCTCGAAGCTGATGAGCGGATGACACCAGAACTGTTCGCCGAATGCGAAAAGGTAAGTCAGAATCTTGATTACATCGGTTACTACGTGGCTGAACGTGTCATGTTCATGAATCGTTGGATTCGTTACAGCACACAGTATCCCCGTTACCAAATGCGTCTCTTCCGCCACGGAAAGGTGTGGTTTACAGACTACGGTCATACTGAGCGGGAAGTGTGTGAAGGTGCAACCAGCTTTTTAAAAGAAACATACCCTCACTACACTTGTAGCAAAGGTTTGAGCCGTTGGATTGATAAGCATAACCGTTATTCTACAGATGAAGCTCAAGAAACGCTGTATCAGTTAGAACAAGGAAAGGTCAACTGGCAAGATTTATTCTTTGGTAAATCGGAAGTCGAAAAACGCCGCGCCTTGAAAGATTTGTCTTTGCGTTTACCTGCGAGACCGTTGCTACGCTTTCTATATATGTATTTTATATTAGGTGGCTGTTTAGATGGACACGCTGGACTTGCTTGGTGTACATTGCAGGCATTTTACGAATACTTGATTTTGCTCAAAGTTTGGGAAATGAAGTATCTACCAAAACCTAATTTAGAGGTAACAGCAATTCTGGCACAAGAGAGTCCACAACAGTTACAGTGTGCGGATTCGGAAACTACACAGGCTGATGTGGCGTAA
- a CDS encoding DUF502 domain-containing protein: MDTNNKSSSSLKQENQGLVIDRLKQDLKNDLIAGLLVVIPLATTIWLTITIANWVINFLTQIPKQLNPFDGLNPILVNLLNLLVGLAVPLLCILLMGLMARNIAGRWLLDFGERLLQAIPLAGQVYKTLKQLLETILKDSNGKFRRVILVEYPRRGIWAIAFVTGAISSDIQAQMSRPVLSVFIPTTPNPTTGWYAVVPEDEVVNLSMSIEDAFKIVVSGGIVAPNTPLIFPQESTVEVKHDEIKRQIIPVEEI, translated from the coding sequence ATGGATACCAATAACAAAAGTTCCTCTAGCTTAAAACAGGAGAATCAGGGCTTGGTAATCGATCGCCTAAAACAGGACTTAAAAAACGACCTGATTGCTGGTTTGTTGGTAGTAATTCCCCTCGCAACCACTATCTGGCTGACAATTACCATTGCTAATTGGGTAATCAACTTCCTCACCCAAATTCCCAAACAACTGAATCCTTTTGATGGGTTAAACCCAATTCTAGTAAATTTACTGAATTTATTAGTAGGATTGGCTGTGCCACTACTGTGTATTTTATTGATGGGCTTAATGGCTCGCAATATTGCTGGACGGTGGTTGTTAGATTTTGGTGAGCGATTATTACAGGCAATTCCCTTAGCTGGGCAGGTATACAAAACTCTCAAACAGCTTTTAGAAACAATACTAAAAGATTCTAATGGTAAATTTCGCCGGGTAATTTTGGTAGAGTATCCCCGCCGAGGAATTTGGGCGATCGCCTTTGTCACTGGTGCAATCAGCAGTGATATCCAAGCCCAGATGTCCCGCCCCGTCCTAAGTGTTTTTATCCCCACCACCCCAAATCCAACTACCGGATGGTACGCAGTCGTTCCTGAAGACGAGGTGGTGAACCTCTCCATGTCTATTGAAGACGCTTTTAAAATAGTCGTATCAGGTGGCATTGTCGCCCCTAATACGCCCTTGATTTTCCCTCAAGAATCTACAGTGGAAGTGAAACACGACGAAATCAAGCGGCAGATTATTCCCGTTGAAGAAATTTAA
- the nusB gene encoding transcription antitermination factor NusB — translation MQPRKPQQIARELALLSLSQLPVNPKKLDTLLDDQLVSKLVLGAVRTLTSEVQDTLNNAAGELQRSNDRLLSSQTRASDLNSARTMLQEAIACTQTAINQLGTAVDFPELIQLANQDKGVRNYAKELVITVNENRHIIDELLSTALVDWQVTRLAQLDRDILQIAVAEMKFLGVPDSIAINEAVELAKRYSGDDGHRFINGVLRRVTEQKKTA, via the coding sequence ATGCAACCTCGTAAACCCCAGCAAATTGCTCGTGAATTGGCGCTTTTAAGCCTTAGCCAATTGCCAGTCAACCCAAAAAAATTAGATACACTACTAGACGATCAGCTAGTATCCAAATTGGTGCTAGGAGCAGTACGCACCCTGACCTCAGAAGTGCAAGATACCCTCAATAATGCCGCAGGTGAACTGCAACGCAGTAACGATCGCCTTTTGAGTAGCCAAACTCGTGCTTCCGACCTCAATTCTGCCAGAACAATGCTTCAAGAAGCGATCGCCTGCACCCAGACAGCAATCAATCAATTGGGTACGGCAGTTGATTTCCCCGAATTGATTCAACTAGCTAATCAGGATAAAGGAGTCCGTAATTACGCTAAAGAGCTTGTGATTACTGTCAATGAAAATCGACACATTATAGATGAACTCCTTTCTACTGCCTTAGTGGATTGGCAAGTAACTCGTCTCGCCCAACTTGACCGCGATATCCTGCAAATCGCTGTGGCAGAAATGAAATTCTTAGGAGTTCCAGATAGTATCGCCATCAATGAAGCTGTGGAGCTAGCCAAACGCTACAGTGGAGACGACGGTCATCGATTTATTAATGGTGTTTTGCGCCGAGTCACTGAGCAGAAAAAAACAGCATAG
- the ftsY gene encoding signal recognition particle-docking protein FtsY: protein MVFNWFRRQYNDSSETPSDKKQEETTPAQEPQPEPAETSAAETAPDTTADLLAFAKAAYKNIQQKQQVEVVETPPDSENALAEPETVETAIAEITESELTEEPVSSTLETAQLEIIQTATEEENTEDSSVIVIAEDPDVESPEITANEVEQTPTPEATQPTAPANLSFLERAAAERQAKLDQLIATAIEVPEPEVLQPVAATSEIGEEIPGLVFDDGFVWSAKVLAAQGRNPEDVSIEEITWLKKLRQGLDKTRRSILNQLKAIVGQGPLNQAAVTEIEALLLQADVGVEATDFIINALQTKLREEVTAPEEAIAYLKKILRDMLDAPSIASHKTSFTPEKETLNIWLITGVNGAGKTTTIGKIAHLGQKSGYKCLIGAADTFRAAAVEQVKVWGSRSGVEVIANPGKNTDPAAVVFDAIAAAQSRQTELLLVDTAGRLQNKKNLMDELGKIRRIIDKKAPNAKVESLLVLDATLGQNGLRQAEVFSQAAQLSGVVLTKLDGTAKGGVALAVVKQLGLPIRFIGAGEGIEDLRPFSSYEFVEALLSS from the coding sequence ATGGTTTTTAATTGGTTCCGCCGTCAATATAACGATTCCTCTGAGACTCCCTCTGATAAAAAACAGGAAGAAACTACTCCTGCACAAGAACCCCAACCAGAGCCAGCCGAAACCTCAGCTGCTGAAACTGCACCAGACACAACGGCAGACTTGTTGGCGTTTGCTAAAGCTGCTTACAAAAATATTCAGCAAAAACAACAGGTTGAGGTAGTAGAAACCCCGCCTGATTCAGAAAATGCCTTAGCAGAACCTGAAACTGTAGAAACGGCAATTGCGGAAATCACTGAATCAGAACTAACTGAGGAACCTGTTAGTTCAACCCTAGAAACAGCACAGCTAGAAATTATCCAAACTGCTACTGAAGAAGAAAATACAGAAGATTCCTCAGTAATTGTAATTGCTGAAGATCCCGATGTCGAAAGCCCAGAAATAACGGCAAATGAAGTTGAGCAAACCCCCACGCCAGAGGCAACTCAGCCAACAGCACCAGCTAATTTATCCTTCTTAGAACGGGCGGCGGCAGAACGGCAAGCAAAACTGGATCAACTAATAGCCACCGCCATTGAAGTTCCAGAACCGGAGGTATTACAGCCAGTAGCTGCAACCTCAGAGATAGGAGAGGAAATTCCCGGACTGGTATTTGATGATGGGTTTGTTTGGTCAGCGAAAGTTTTAGCAGCTCAAGGTAGAAATCCAGAAGACGTTTCTATTGAAGAAATAACCTGGCTGAAAAAGCTCCGGCAAGGGTTAGACAAAACTCGCCGGAGTATTCTCAACCAACTGAAGGCGATCGTTGGTCAAGGGCCGCTTAACCAAGCTGCTGTGACGGAAATTGAAGCATTACTCCTGCAAGCTGATGTGGGTGTAGAGGCGACAGACTTTATTATCAATGCGCTACAGACAAAACTTCGAGAAGAAGTTACTGCACCGGAAGAAGCGATCGCTTATCTGAAAAAAATTCTTCGGGATATGCTGGATGCACCAAGCATTGCATCCCACAAAACTAGCTTTACCCCAGAAAAAGAAACTTTGAACATTTGGTTAATCACTGGGGTGAATGGTGCCGGAAAAACCACCACCATTGGCAAAATTGCCCATTTAGGACAAAAATCTGGCTATAAATGCTTGATTGGGGCAGCAGACACCTTCCGCGCCGCCGCCGTCGAACAGGTGAAAGTTTGGGGTAGTAGAAGTGGTGTAGAAGTAATTGCCAATCCTGGAAAAAATACAGATCCGGCAGCAGTTGTATTTGATGCGATCGCAGCTGCCCAATCACGGCAAACAGAATTACTTCTGGTAGACACTGCTGGGCGACTACAAAATAAGAAAAACTTAATGGACGAACTCGGCAAAATCCGGCGAATTATCGACAAAAAAGCTCCAAATGCCAAAGTAGAATCGCTGTTGGTTCTAGATGCTACTTTAGGTCAAAATGGACTACGACAAGCCGAAGTTTTCTCCCAAGCGGCCCAACTGAGTGGCGTTGTCTTAACAAAACTAGATGGCACTGCTAAAGGCGGCGTTGCCCTTGCCGTTGTGAAACAGCTAGGTTTACCGATTCGCTTTATTGGTGCTGGCGAAGGAATTGAAGACTTACGACCCTTTTCGAGCTATGAGTTTGTCGAAGCTCTCTTAAGTAGCTAA
- a CDS encoding PP2C family protein-serine/threonine phosphatase — protein sequence MPVSQLPSQPTDNNSSAATDVTPVVALKELVARLHREQNKIQDLLSSLGFALRSFNNLNQFLELIPLMATRVTDADGSALFLYKPNGQVRLEQLHWQDSGQRKNIRKALEIASSQITLLPNTAPLANATGILDDQMHRYLGPEVQIFGTAILVKHTERGWLYVLSRDPEYSWTETRQKLVRLVADQTAVAIENDELAVELRKKERLDQELEIGAEIQRRLLPRQCPTIPGAVLAARCKPANRVGGDYYDFIATNQNKIRSKTKGDTETGRWGLVIGDVMGKGVPAGLIMTMMRGMLRGEVLHGNSPAKILQNLNRVMYADLENSHRFVTLFYSEYNPHSRILSYSNAAHNPPLWWHAATKTVSRLDTLGMLIGLDANSQYEDAQVQLEPGDTIIYYTDGLTDAAAAGGDRFDEDNFVAGFNTACKYCNGPEEIVDYLFDQVQQFIGDDKQNTDDMTLVVLQIL from the coding sequence GTGCCTGTGTCTCAACTGCCCTCTCAACCCACTGACAACAATAGTAGTGCCGCGACGGATGTCACCCCAGTCGTGGCACTCAAAGAACTCGTGGCAAGGTTGCACCGGGAACAGAACAAAATTCAAGATTTGCTCAGTTCTTTAGGATTTGCCCTGAGAAGTTTCAATAATTTGAATCAGTTTTTGGAACTGATTCCGCTAATGGCAACAAGAGTGACAGATGCAGACGGCAGCGCCCTGTTTCTCTACAAACCTAATGGTCAAGTCAGGTTAGAACAGTTACATTGGCAAGATAGTGGACAGCGTAAAAATATCCGCAAAGCGCTAGAAATAGCCAGCAGTCAAATCACACTTTTGCCAAATACTGCCCCTCTAGCGAATGCGACGGGGATTTTGGATGACCAAATGCATCGCTATTTGGGGCCAGAGGTACAAATCTTTGGTACGGCGATTCTGGTAAAGCATACAGAAAGGGGATGGCTCTATGTATTGAGCCGCGATCCAGAATATAGTTGGACAGAAACTAGGCAAAAGTTAGTTAGGTTAGTGGCAGATCAAACAGCAGTAGCGATCGAAAACGATGAACTAGCTGTAGAACTTAGAAAAAAAGAACGCTTAGACCAAGAACTAGAAATTGGTGCAGAAATTCAACGGCGACTTCTACCACGTCAATGTCCCACAATCCCTGGTGCAGTCCTAGCTGCCCGTTGTAAGCCTGCAAATCGTGTTGGCGGTGACTACTACGACTTTATTGCTACCAATCAGAATAAAATTCGGTCTAAGACTAAAGGCGACACCGAGACTGGTCGCTGGGGTTTGGTTATTGGAGATGTCATGGGCAAAGGTGTCCCTGCTGGTCTGATTATGACGATGATGCGAGGAATGCTAAGGGGAGAAGTGCTACATGGGAATTCCCCAGCAAAAATTCTGCAAAACTTAAATAGAGTGATGTATGCGGATTTGGAAAATTCTCACCGTTTTGTAACACTGTTTTATTCAGAATATAATCCTCACAGTCGAATTTTGTCTTATAGCAATGCGGCACACAATCCTCCCTTGTGGTGGCACGCAGCCACGAAAACTGTCAGCCGTTTAGATACTCTAGGAATGCTAATCGGTTTGGATGCTAACAGCCAATATGAAGATGCTCAGGTACAGTTAGAGCCTGGGGATACCATTATTTACTATACAGATGGCTTGACCGATGCGGCGGCGGCTGGTGGCGATCGCTTCGATGAAGATAACTTTGTCGCTGGCTTCAATACGGCTTGCAAGTACTGTAATGGGCCAGAGGAGATTGTGGACTATTTATTTGACCAAGTTCAGCAATTCATTGGTGATGATAAGCAAAACACTGATGACATGACACTAGTTGTTCTGCAAATTTTATAG
- a CDS encoding ankyrin repeat domain-containing protein: MTENNDTLLLKAAKSGDIKGLCALLAAGARVDACDRQGTTALMFAANLGYTEIVRSLLDAGANINLPRKLYGLTALMLAASAKQLDILKLLVSKGADVNAINEDGSTALMAAVLKGHIDVVRVLLAAGAEVSIADKDDDTALKLAIKQGNIEILQAILQTGVDVNIPDQESETFLTLAADLGHLEVVEALLAAGADVNLKNADGGTALLAAAAGGHSAIAAALLDRGAEINLQDQDGETALHLAVVEGYIDVVQVLLNRGADVQIRNRLGDTPLLVAALQGHSKIVEALLCSEADINGKNLGEVPLTLAASQGHTQTVKVLLDYGADANTLGDDGKTALIKATERKHTEIIHLLLAKGADVNFQDSARATSLMWAASAGYGEIVQLLLQAGADVNLKNRGGYTALMIAEFNGYKNVVRSLQKAGAQE, from the coding sequence ATGACTGAAAACAACGATACTTTGCTGCTAAAAGCTGCTAAAAGTGGTGATATTAAGGGGCTGTGTGCGCTACTGGCTGCTGGCGCGAGGGTAGATGCGTGCGATCGCCAAGGTACTACGGCGTTAATGTTTGCTGCCAATTTAGGCTACACCGAAATTGTGCGATCGCTCCTAGATGCCGGGGCAAATATCAACTTGCCTAGAAAACTCTATGGTTTGACGGCTTTGATGTTAGCCGCTAGTGCTAAACAACTTGACATTTTGAAACTTTTAGTATCCAAAGGTGCTGATGTCAACGCCATTAATGAAGATGGCAGCACAGCTTTAATGGCCGCAGTCCTCAAAGGTCATATCGATGTAGTGCGAGTCTTATTGGCTGCTGGTGCGGAGGTGAGTATTGCCGATAAAGATGATGATACTGCCTTGAAACTCGCCATTAAGCAGGGAAACATAGAAATTTTACAAGCAATTCTCCAAACTGGTGTTGATGTCAATATCCCAGATCAAGAGAGTGAGACATTCTTAACATTAGCCGCAGACTTGGGGCATCTGGAGGTTGTGGAAGCACTGCTAGCGGCGGGGGCTGATGTGAATCTGAAAAATGCTGATGGTGGAACTGCATTATTGGCAGCAGCAGCAGGGGGACATAGTGCGATCGCAGCAGCTTTACTGGATCGAGGTGCTGAAATTAATCTCCAAGACCAAGATGGTGAAACTGCCCTACACCTTGCCGTTGTGGAAGGCTACATTGATGTCGTGCAAGTATTACTTAACAGGGGTGCAGATGTCCAAATTAGGAACCGTCTGGGTGATACGCCACTGCTTGTAGCAGCGTTGCAGGGACATAGCAAAATTGTCGAGGCCCTACTGTGTTCTGAGGCAGATATTAATGGGAAAAATCTTGGTGAAGTACCTTTGACGTTGGCTGCATCACAAGGACATACTCAAACAGTGAAAGTGTTATTAGACTATGGTGCTGATGCCAACACTCTGGGGGACGATGGCAAAACTGCTTTGATTAAAGCAACCGAACGCAAGCACACAGAGATCATACATTTGCTGCTGGCAAAGGGGGCAGATGTGAATTTTCAAGACTCAGCGAGGGCAACATCATTGATGTGGGCTGCCTCAGCAGGTTATGGCGAAATTGTGCAGTTATTACTCCAAGCTGGGGCAGATGTGAATTTAAAAAACCGTGGTGGTTATACTGCTTTGATGATTGCAGAATTTAATGGTTATAAAAATGTAGTGCGGAGTCTGCAAAAAGCTGGAGCGCAAGAATAG
- a CDS encoding DUF4079 domain-containing protein, with protein MSLELSASVKYWLNFFHPVLMWALLVLSIYAAYLGLQLQRTRNAQGEEKKELIKGRYNVRHYQIGSILLGLMVAGAIGGMGVTYINNGKLFVGPHLLAGLGMTGLIAFSAALSPYMQKGANWARATHILLNFTLLGLFAWQAVTGVQIVQRILTKA; from the coding sequence ATGAGCTTGGAACTTTCTGCGTCGGTGAAATATTGGCTGAATTTTTTCCATCCGGTGCTGATGTGGGCGCTATTAGTACTCTCAATTTATGCTGCCTACTTGGGGCTGCAATTACAGCGTACCAGAAATGCTCAGGGGGAAGAAAAGAAAGAACTGATTAAAGGTAGATACAACGTCAGACACTACCAAATCGGGTCTATACTCTTAGGTTTGATGGTAGCAGGTGCAATTGGAGGGATGGGTGTCACTTACATCAATAATGGCAAGTTATTTGTCGGCCCTCACCTGCTGGCAGGACTGGGTATGACGGGTCTGATTGCATTTTCTGCTGCTTTGTCCCCTTATATGCAGAAAGGGGCAAACTGGGCACGCGCAACCCATATTTTGCTAAATTTCACGCTTTTGGGACTTTTTGCTTGGCAGGCTGTTACTGGCGTGCAAATTGTTCAAAGAATTCTTACTAAAGCTTAG
- a CDS encoding DUF1997 domain-containing protein produces MLSRQGEYKSWEITEAVLPVASNQEEAKDTLTDINVATITKFYGRYQDCMEMPAPAEKVAEYLNAHALWFSRCAEPMKVQLLGENGYALVIGRFGAFGYEVEPKIGLELLPPEEGIYRIRTIPIPNYQAPGYDVDYRASLQLIENDACSSGEVTRVEWELDLIVDLHFPRFIQRLPKSIIQSTGDRLLNQIVRQVSRRLTRKVQQDFQKSLEIPFSGNSKQKR; encoded by the coding sequence ATGCTTTCAAGACAAGGCGAATATAAATCCTGGGAAATAACAGAAGCAGTTTTACCTGTAGCGTCCAACCAAGAAGAAGCGAAGGACACATTAACAGACATAAATGTAGCGACGATTACAAAATTTTACGGTCGTTATCAAGATTGTATGGAAATGCCTGCCCCAGCAGAGAAGGTTGCTGAGTATCTTAATGCTCACGCCTTATGGTTTTCTCGTTGTGCTGAACCCATGAAAGTGCAATTACTTGGGGAAAATGGCTATGCTTTAGTAATTGGTCGTTTTGGTGCTTTCGGTTATGAAGTAGAACCGAAAATTGGTTTGGAATTGTTGCCCCCAGAGGAGGGTATTTACCGCATCCGTACAATACCCATTCCTAATTACCAAGCGCCTGGTTATGACGTAGACTATCGGGCATCTCTCCAGCTAATAGAAAACGATGCTTGCAGTAGTGGCGAAGTTACGAGAGTTGAATGGGAATTGGATTTAATAGTTGATTTGCACTTTCCCCGCTTTATTCAGCGATTACCAAAGTCTATAATTCAATCTACTGGCGATCGCTTACTTAACCAAATCGTCCGCCAAGTTTCTCGTCGCTTAACACGCAAAGTTCAGCAAGATTTTCAGAAATCTTTGGAAATACCCTTTTCTGGGAATTCCAAACAAAAGCGCTAA
- a CDS encoding NAD(P)H-binding protein, whose protein sequence is MKAFVAGATGETGRRIVQELIARNILVRALVRDIEKAKGILSPEAELVVGDVLQPESLNAALGDSTVLFVATGAKPSFDPTGPYKVDFEGTKNLVEAAKAKGIEHLVLVSSLCTSQLFHPLNLFWLILVWKKQAEEYIQKSGLTYTIVRPGGLKNEDNSDAIVMQSADTLFDGSIPRQKVAQVAVEALFEADARNKIVEIVAKPEAASKSFGELFANVA, encoded by the coding sequence ATGAAAGCATTTGTAGCAGGGGCAACCGGTGAAACAGGTCGCCGGATTGTGCAAGAGTTGATAGCGCGGAATATTCTCGTTCGTGCTTTGGTGCGGGATATAGAGAAAGCTAAGGGTATTCTGTCTCCTGAAGCTGAGTTGGTTGTAGGTGATGTGTTACAACCAGAAAGTTTAAATGCTGCGTTGGGGGATAGCACAGTTTTGTTCGTTGCGACTGGTGCAAAACCTAGTTTTGACCCCACTGGCCCTTATAAAGTAGATTTTGAAGGGACTAAAAATTTAGTAGAAGCTGCCAAAGCAAAGGGGATTGAGCATCTTGTCTTGGTTTCTTCTTTGTGTACTTCGCAGTTATTCCATCCACTGAATTTGTTTTGGCTGATTTTGGTGTGGAAAAAGCAAGCTGAAGAGTATATCCAGAAAAGTGGTCTGACTTATACGATTGTGCGACCTGGTGGATTGAAGAATGAAGATAACTCAGATGCGATCGTGATGCAGAGTGCTGATACACTCTTTGACGGTAGCATCCCCAGGCAGAAAGTCGCCCAAGTTGCTGTTGAGGCGCTGTTTGAAGCAGATGCACGCAATAAAATTGTCGAAATTGTTGCCAAACCTGAAGCAGCCTCAAAAAGTTTTGGAGAATTATTTGCTAACGTTGCGTAA
- a CDS encoding glycoside hydrolase family protein, with the protein MYLLQWYIGDLRSPSDPIFADKQPPLVMKQGDPYIRALMRTISASEASGNRPYSLLYGGQQVNDLSRHPEICVTIVTGPNTGNCSTAAGRYQIINITWYRLAPRYHPKPMQMMFWTAYSFEAEYQDIVVYRWLTDSKVWGTDLSQLLRQGKLIDVLRRLSPTWTSLGYGIETNSVSSSLPKVYQKMLQEELTAANQPTVQNLTPSPTPSRKPLKKP; encoded by the coding sequence GTGTATTTGTTGCAATGGTATATTGGAGACTTGCGATCGCCTTCCGATCCCATCTTTGCAGATAAACAGCCGCCCTTGGTGATGAAACAGGGCGATCCCTATATCCGCGCTTTAATGCGAACCATCTCGGCGAGTGAAGCCAGTGGAAACCGTCCCTATTCTCTGTTGTATGGTGGACAACAAGTTAATGACCTTAGCAGACATCCTGAGATATGCGTCACAATTGTCACAGGCCCAAATACAGGTAATTGTTCTACTGCTGCCGGCAGATATCAAATTATCAACATTACTTGGTATCGTTTGGCCCCACGTTATCACCCAAAGCCTATGCAGATGATGTTTTGGACTGCTTATAGTTTTGAAGCAGAATATCAAGATATAGTAGTTTACCGTTGGTTAACTGATTCTAAAGTTTGGGGAACTGATCTTTCTCAATTGCTGCGTCAGGGAAAGTTAATTGATGTTTTGCGACGACTCTCTCCGACTTGGACGAGTCTAGGATATGGTATAGAAACTAATTCTGTTAGTAGCTCTTTGCCTAAAGTTTATCAGAAAATGTTGCAAGAGGAATTAACCGCAGCTAATCAACCAACTGTCCAGAATTTGACACCATCGCCAACTCCTTCTAGGAAGCCACTAAAGAAGCCGTGA
- the menH gene encoding 2-succinyl-6-hydroxy-2,4-cyclohexadiene-1-carboxylate synthase has translation MILNKYKFNYCININTNKPIIILLHGFMGNINEFDEAIKFLAEDFSYLILDLPGHGKTEVVGGDEYYGMETTAQAIINLLDELKIDKCHLIGYSMGGRLGLYLTLNFPERFIKVVLESASPGLATKAERLERVRRDAQIARKLSRSIIKTDFADFLSNWYNQPIFGYIKNHPQYDRMIESRLQNNPQELDKSLRFMGNGCQPSLWEKLQENKVHILLLAGEYDEKFIFINTEMAKVCEFAQLKIIKNAGHNIHFENTLAFVENIKYFLSTVS, from the coding sequence ATGATTTTAAATAAATATAAATTTAACTATTGTATAAATATAAATACTAACAAACCTATAATTATTTTGTTACATGGCTTCATGGGAAACATTAATGAATTTGATGAAGCTATAAAATTTCTAGCAGAAGATTTTTCTTATCTTATCCTTGATTTACCAGGACATGGTAAAACTGAAGTTGTAGGAGGTGATGAATACTATGGGATGGAAACCACCGCTCAAGCAATAATCAATTTATTAGATGAATTAAAAATAGATAAATGCCACTTAATTGGTTATTCTATGGGTGGAAGATTAGGTTTATACCTAACTCTAAATTTCCCAGAACGTTTTATTAAAGTCGTATTAGAATCAGCTTCTCCAGGTTTAGCAACAAAAGCAGAACGATTAGAACGAGTTAGGCGTGATGCTCAAATAGCTAGAAAATTAAGCAGAAGCATTATTAAAACTGATTTTGCTGATTTTTTGTCCAATTGGTACAATCAACCAATTTTTGGTTATATAAAAAATCATCCACAATACGATCGCATGATAGAAAGTCGCTTGCAAAACAATCCGCAGGAATTAGATAAATCATTGCGCTTCATGGGGAATGGATGTCAACCTTCTTTGTGGGAGAAGCTACAAGAGAATAAAGTTCATATACTCTTACTAGCTGGTGAATATGATGAAAAATTTATATTTATTAATACAGAAATGGCTAAAGTATGTGAATTTGCACAGTTAAAAATAATTAAAAATGCTGGACATAATATTCACTTTGAAAATACCTTGGCATTTGTGGAAAATATAAAATATTTTCTGTCTACAGTAAGTTAG
- a CDS encoding metal-sensitive transcriptional regulator → MNGSNQLGKKSLPISQQAEHSQHHDTDHEHTDHTHGTEEPAHPHVHSEESLRRIANRLSRIEGHVRGIKTMVQQNSPCPDVLLQIAAVRGALDKVARIVLDEHLTECIARAAQEGNIEVEIKQLKAALDRFLP, encoded by the coding sequence ATGAATGGATCAAATCAATTAGGCAAGAAATCCTTGCCAATATCCCAGCAAGCAGAACATTCCCAGCATCATGATACAGACCACGAGCATACAGATCATACTCATGGGACTGAAGAGCCTGCTCATCCTCATGTCCATAGCGAAGAGTCTTTACGGCGAATTGCCAATCGATTATCGCGTATAGAAGGCCATGTTCGTGGTATTAAAACAATGGTGCAGCAAAATAGCCCTTGTCCTGATGTTCTACTGCAAATTGCCGCAGTGCGTGGCGCATTAGATAAGGTAGCGCGAATTGTTTTGGATGAACATTTAACTGAATGTATTGCGAGAGCCGCACAAGAGGGTAATATTGAAGTTGAAATTAAACAGTTAAAAGCTGCTTTAGATCGATTTTTACCTTAA